In Bradyrhizobium sp. WD16, the genomic stretch AATGCCAAGTTCGACTGGACCAACGCGCCGATGCCCTACTATCCGGACATGCCGGACGCGCCGCAGAATTCGATCATCGGAGGCGCCTCGCTGTGGGTGATGGGCGGCAAGTCGCCGACGGAATATCGCGGCGTCGCCAAATTCCTCGCCTTTCTGTCGGACACCGACCGCCAGGTCGCAATCCACAAGGCCTCGGGATATCTGCCGATCACCAGGGCGGCCTATGCCAAGGCCAAGGAGCTCGGCTTCTACAAGGAGGCGCCCTATCTGGAGACCCCGCTGAAGGAGCTGACCAACAAGGAGCCCACCGAGAATTCGCGCGGCCTGCGGCTCGGCAACATGGTGCAGCTCCGCGACGTCTGGGCCGAAGAGATCGAGGCGGCACTGGCGGGCAAGAAGCCGGCCAAGGACGCGCTCGACACCGCGGTGTCGCGCGGCAACCAGATGCTGCGCCAGTTCCAGCGCACCGTGGCGAAGTGATCGGCGGACACTAAGTCCGCCGCAGCATCATGGAGAAGCAGTCAGTCTTCCATTCGCGCCTGCTGCCCTGGCTGCTGCTGGCGCCGCAGCTCGTCGTCATCCTGGTCTTCTTCTATTGGCCGGCGGTCCAGGCGGTGTGGCAATCTTTCCTGCTGCAGGACGCCTTCGGCCTGTCGACGAGCTTCGTCGCCTTGGAGAATTACGCCGACCTTCTCACCCAGGACGAATATCGCGAAGCGGTGCTGCGAACCTTCGCCTTTTCGGCCGCGATCGCCGGTCTATCGCTGTCGGCGGCGCTGCTGCTGGCGGTGATGGCCGACAAGCCGCTGCGCGGCGGCGCCATCTATCGCACGCTGCTGATCTGGCCCTATGCGGTGGCGCCGGCGGTGGCCGGCGTGCTCTGGCTGTTCATGCTGCACCCCTCCCTCGGCGTGCTGTCCCGCGGACTGCGGGCGCTCGGCATCGATTGGAATCCGCTGCTCAACGGCGACCAGGCCGTGGCGCTGGTGGTGCTCGCCGCCGCCTGGAAGCAGATCTCCTACAATTTTCTGTTCTTCCTCGCCGGGCTGCAGGCGATCCCGAGGAGCGTGATGGAGGCGGCCGCCATCGACGGGGCGCGGCCGATGCGCCGGTTCTGGACCGTGACCTTTCCGCTCCTGACGCCAACGGTGTTCTTCCTGCTCGTCGTCAACATCGTCTACGCCTTCTTCGACACATTCGGCGTCATCGACGCCATGACCGGCGGCGGCCCGGCCAAGGCCACCGAGACGCTGGTCTACAAGGTCTATCTCGACGGGCTGCTCGGCAACAATCTCGGCTCGTCGGCGGCGCAGTCGGTGATCCTGATGGCCATCGTGATCGCGCTCACCGCGATCCAGTTCCGCTATGTCGAGCGCAGGGTGACCTACTGATGGCGCGGCGACGGCAACGGCAACGGCAACGGCAACGGGCAGGGTAGGTCATGGTCGAACAGGTCGGCATCCGGCGTCTCGTCGCCCATCTCGTGTTGTGGATCGGCATCGCCATCGTCGCCTTCCCGGTCTATCTCGCCATCGTCGCCTCGACCCAGGACAATGCCGCGATCGCCAACGGCCAGATGTCGCTGTTGCCCGGCAGCCATTTCATCGACAACTACGCCCGCACGCTGTTCGTCGGCACCAAGGGCTCGACCCGCGAGCCGGTCGGCCACATGCTGTTCAACTCCCTCGTCATGGCCATGGCCATCGCGCTCGGCAAGATCGCCATCTCGATCCTGTCCGCCTATGCGGTGGTGTATTTCCGCTTCGCCTTTCGCAAGGCGGTGTTCTGGCTGGTCTTCATCACGTTGATGCTGCCGGTCGAGGTGCGCATCTATCCGACCTACAAGATCGCCGCCGACCTCAACCTGCTCGACAGCTACGCCGGCCTCACTTTGCCGCTGATCGCCTCGGCGACCGCTACGCTGCTGTTCCGCCAGTTCTTCATGACCGTGCCCGACGAACTCGTGGAAGCGTCCCGGATCGACGGCGCCGGGCCATTGCGCTTCTTCTGGGACACGTTGCTGCCGCTGTCGCGCACCAGCATGGCCGCGCTGTTCGTGATCCTGTTCATCTACGGCTGGAATCAGTTTCTCTGGCCGCTGCTGATCACCACGCGCGACGACATGCAGACCGTGGTCATCGGCATCCGCAAGATGATCACC encodes the following:
- the ugpA gene encoding sn-glycerol-3-phosphate ABC transporter permease UgpA translates to MEKQSVFHSRLLPWLLLAPQLVVILVFFYWPAVQAVWQSFLLQDAFGLSTSFVALENYADLLTQDEYREAVLRTFAFSAAIAGLSLSAALLLAVMADKPLRGGAIYRTLLIWPYAVAPAVAGVLWLFMLHPSLGVLSRGLRALGIDWNPLLNGDQAVALVVLAAAWKQISYNFLFFLAGLQAIPRSVMEAAAIDGARPMRRFWTVTFPLLTPTVFFLLVVNIVYAFFDTFGVIDAMTGGGPAKATETLVYKVYLDGLLGNNLGSSAAQSVILMAIVIALTAIQFRYVERRVTY
- the ugpE gene encoding sn-glycerol-3-phosphate ABC transporter permease UgpE, with the protein product MVEQVGIRRLVAHLVLWIGIAIVAFPVYLAIVASTQDNAAIANGQMSLLPGSHFIDNYARTLFVGTKGSTREPVGHMLFNSLVMAMAIALGKIAISILSAYAVVYFRFAFRKAVFWLVFITLMLPVEVRIYPTYKIAADLNLLDSYAGLTLPLIASATATLLFRQFFMTVPDELVEASRIDGAGPLRFFWDTLLPLSRTSMAALFVILFIYGWNQFLWPLLITTRDDMQTVVIGIRKMITTQDALTEWPLVMATAVLAMLPPVVVVVVMQKLFVRGLVESEK